A single Prochlorococcus marinus XMU1410 DNA region contains:
- a CDS encoding inositol monophosphatase family protein — MNPSNLTNKQLFELDSLLELVSQRQTKDFGNISASNKADGSLLTSCDLWSDKTIVDGLASIAPGEGVLSEEGQKLIPNSKAYWVVDPLDGTTNFAAGIPYWSISVARFVDGKPQSSFLIIPTLKKKFVSIKGKGVWLNNKKIEPSQNNRQSECISLCSRSIKILQKKPNSVFPGKIRLLGVSSLNLTSVAMGQTFGAIESTPKIWDIAAAWLLLEELNCSLEWLETDPLNLVSGEDMSDVNFPLIACRSIEKFEILKPWGNLLLEK, encoded by the coding sequence ATGAATCCATCAAATTTAACTAATAAGCAACTATTTGAATTAGATTCTTTACTTGAATTGGTTAGTCAACGTCAAACAAAAGATTTTGGTAATATCAGCGCCAGCAATAAAGCAGATGGATCATTACTAACAAGTTGTGATTTATGGAGTGACAAAACGATCGTAGATGGCTTAGCTTCAATAGCTCCAGGAGAAGGCGTCCTTAGTGAAGAAGGGCAAAAGTTAATTCCAAATTCAAAAGCTTACTGGGTAGTTGATCCACTCGATGGGACAACAAATTTTGCTGCCGGTATTCCTTACTGGTCTATATCTGTAGCAAGGTTCGTTGATGGTAAACCACAATCTTCTTTTTTAATAATTCCTACATTGAAAAAAAAGTTTGTATCTATTAAAGGTAAAGGGGTTTGGTTAAATAACAAGAAAATAGAACCTAGCCAAAATAATCGTCAAAGTGAATGCATTTCTTTATGTAGTAGATCAATAAAAATTTTACAAAAAAAACCAAACTCAGTATTTCCTGGCAAAATCAGACTCTTAGGTGTATCGAGTCTAAATCTTACGAGTGTAGCGATGGGACAAACTTTCGGAGCAATAGAATCAACCCCCAAGATATGGGATATTGCAGCAGCCTGGCTGCTCTTAGAAGAACTCAATTGTTCTTTAGAGTGGTTAGAAACAGATCCTTTAAATTTAGTTTCAGGAGAAGACATGAGCGATGTTAATTTTCCATTAATTGCTTGTAGATCAATAGAAAAATTTGAAATTTTAAAGCCATGGGGCAATTTATTATTAGAAAAATAG
- a CDS encoding TolC family protein, with product MLRRVINPFLLFPLTLSMNTFNVLSSETKNYIDNVLEEKSNITFVDYKEIEKLVLNNQELKSLQNLVASASFNLSSQIAKRYPSLDLQANGLPKYVASKNYESNSPTLKTSQFSANPSLNIKWDVIAPLRGSEIKIAETNYKIAKNNYEIKKKDLIQEARIRYHKNKKSYQDIQNKKFTLDLSITSLENAKAKLDAGIGTKFEVLEAEAQLSRDQQSLNEKKIEHEINKISLKEILNIKGDFETNKEQNLVGFWNHKLNRNINEGLDKNLSLKNLILQKSIKKSQAESFLAQNKPNIYISNSLSSTFSRGDSLVTNIDSGKSGSNYTNTISLNFAWSIFDGGQNNNSYKSKIADAESEKYAYENLKNVLTTSISKTYLNLKLNEEKIISSLKEIESSKESVRLSRLRYDVGISTLKDVLVRQSELSNAKSKNINAIYNYNLNVDELERLTFLDKSKNCLDSNNTKIKDKESICNL from the coding sequence ATGCTTAGAAGAGTAATAAATCCTTTCTTATTATTCCCGCTTACTCTAAGTATGAATACCTTTAATGTTCTATCGAGCGAAACAAAAAATTACATTGATAATGTTTTAGAAGAAAAATCAAATATTACTTTTGTTGATTATAAAGAGATTGAAAAACTTGTATTAAATAATCAAGAATTAAAATCATTACAAAACCTAGTAGCCTCTGCAAGCTTTAATCTTTCTAGTCAAATTGCCAAAAGATACCCATCCTTAGATTTACAAGCCAATGGGTTACCAAAATATGTCGCAAGTAAAAATTACGAAAGTAATTCACCTACTTTAAAAACATCACAATTTTCGGCTAATCCCTCCCTGAATATTAAATGGGATGTAATTGCCCCGCTAAGAGGATCTGAAATTAAAATTGCCGAAACAAATTACAAAATTGCAAAAAATAATTATGAGATTAAGAAAAAAGATTTAATTCAAGAAGCAAGAATCAGATATCACAAAAACAAAAAGTCATATCAAGATATTCAAAATAAAAAATTCACACTTGATTTATCAATTACAAGTTTAGAAAATGCTAAAGCGAAGCTAGATGCTGGAATTGGTACAAAATTTGAAGTTCTTGAAGCAGAAGCTCAATTATCTCGAGATCAACAATCACTTAATGAAAAGAAAATAGAACATGAAATTAATAAAATTTCTCTTAAAGAGATTCTTAACATCAAGGGAGATTTCGAAACTAATAAAGAGCAAAATCTTGTAGGATTTTGGAATCATAAATTGAATAGGAATATTAATGAGGGTTTGGATAAAAATCTTTCCTTAAAAAACCTTATTCTTCAAAAATCAATCAAAAAGAGCCAAGCAGAGAGCTTTTTAGCTCAAAATAAGCCAAATATCTATATCAGTAATTCATTATCTAGTACATTTTCAAGGGGTGACTCTTTAGTAACTAATATCGACTCTGGAAAATCTGGGTCTAATTATACAAATACCATAAGTCTAAATTTTGCATGGAGTATTTTTGATGGCGGACAAAATAACAACTCCTATAAATCAAAAATCGCAGATGCAGAATCCGAAAAATATGCTTATGAAAATCTAAAAAATGTTTTAACCACGAGTATTAGTAAAACCTATTTAAATCTTAAATTAAATGAAGAAAAAATAATCTCTTCTCTTAAAGAAATTGAATCTAGCAAAGAGTCTGTAAGGCTTTCCAGACTTAGATATGATGTCGGAATATCAACTCTAAAAGATGTTCTTGTTAGGCAAAGTGAATTAAGTAATGCGAAATCAAAAAATATTAATGCAATATATAATTACAATCTGAATGTAGATGAATTAGAAAGATTAACTTTCCTTGATAAAAGTAAAAATTGTTTGGATAGTAATAATACTAAAATTAAAGATAAAGAGTCTATTTGCAATTTATAA
- a CDS encoding TIGR03279 family radical SAM protein has protein sequence MWQEINYTEDPNDLLVPNITYKINPAEIESIEANSIAQEIGFESGDSIISINGKKPRDLIDYQILISEEILDISVLDKNNEIHNINIEKDQDVNLGINFKDALFDSIKQCNNRCPFCFIDQQPSGKRKSLYIKDDDYRLSFLYGSYLTLTNLKKEDWERIAMQKLSPLFISVHATDPATREKLLKNKKAGVILDQISWFEKNSIQIHAQIVVCPDINDGDILEKSILELAEFYKKTFQTVLSVAIVPVGLTKFRPENDGLKSISPEYAKKTIRQVERMQASLQNTLGTRFCWLADEWYLIAGTNLPSYKTYENMPQESNGVGTIRNFLEALREKTQNLPQKVKKPKKVSWIVGKLVYEALIPTVKKLNLINGLTINLYGLPSIYWGQDQVVTGLLTGEDLIYGLKNKDLGEAVYIPSIMLKINTDLFLDDKNIQEVENQINTKIHVLDDSNDIINTLIG, from the coding sequence GTGTGGCAAGAAATTAATTACACGGAAGATCCCAATGATCTTTTGGTTCCTAATATTACTTATAAAATAAACCCTGCAGAAATTGAAAGTATTGAAGCTAATTCCATTGCTCAAGAAATAGGATTTGAATCGGGTGATTCAATTATTAGTATTAATGGGAAAAAACCAAGAGATTTAATTGATTATCAGATTCTGATTAGTGAAGAAATTTTAGACATATCAGTTTTAGATAAAAATAATGAGATTCACAATATAAATATTGAAAAAGATCAAGACGTTAATTTAGGTATAAATTTTAAAGATGCATTATTTGATTCAATCAAGCAATGCAATAATAGATGTCCATTTTGTTTTATTGATCAACAGCCAAGTGGTAAAAGAAAAAGCCTTTATATAAAAGATGATGATTATAGATTAAGTTTCCTATATGGCTCTTATTTAACTCTTACGAATTTAAAAAAAGAAGACTGGGAAAGAATTGCTATGCAAAAACTATCCCCACTTTTTATTTCAGTGCATGCTACTGATCCCGCCACAAGAGAAAAATTATTAAAAAATAAAAAAGCAGGAGTGATACTTGATCAAATTTCGTGGTTTGAAAAAAACTCTATTCAAATACATGCTCAAATTGTTGTTTGTCCAGATATAAATGATGGGGATATTCTTGAGAAATCAATTTTGGAACTTGCTGAATTCTACAAAAAAACCTTTCAAACAGTACTTTCAGTCGCAATAGTTCCTGTAGGGCTTACAAAATTTAGACCTGAAAATGATGGATTGAAATCAATAAGCCCAGAATACGCAAAAAAAACTATTAGACAAGTAGAGAGAATGCAAGCCTCTCTACAAAATACTCTTGGGACTCGTTTTTGTTGGCTAGCAGACGAATGGTATTTAATTGCTGGTACAAATTTACCTAGTTACAAAACCTACGAAAATATGCCACAAGAATCTAATGGAGTTGGGACTATTAGAAACTTTCTAGAAGCATTAAGAGAGAAGACTCAAAACCTACCCCAAAAAGTAAAAAAGCCAAAAAAAGTTAGTTGGATTGTCGGTAAATTAGTTTATGAAGCACTAATTCCTACAGTTAAGAAATTAAACTTAATTAATGGATTAACAATTAATTTATATGGTTTGCCAAGTATTTATTGGGGTCAAGATCAAGTTGTTACTGGTCTTCTTACTGGAGAAGATCTAATTTACGGGCTGAAAAATAAGGATTTAGGAGAAGCTGTTTACATACCATCTATTATGTTAAAAATTAATACTGATTTATTTTTAGATGATAAAAATATTCAAGAAGTTGAGAATCAAATAAATACTAAAATTCACGTTCTTGATGATTCAAATGATATTATTAATACTTTGATTGGTTAA